From a single Bacilli bacterium PM5-9 genomic region:
- a CDS encoding aspartyl-tRNA(Asn)/glutamyl-tRNA(Gln) amidotransferase subunit A (product_source=KO:K02433; cath_funfam=3.90.1300.10; cog=COG0154; ko=KO:K02433; pfam=PF01425; superfamily=75304; tigrfam=TIGR00132), with protein sequence MHKKTIIDLHDDLVNKRISPKELIDSSIKHMEEVNGKLNAINSFCEISDYDIDSDSYLAGIPYAMKDLAATKDILTTSSSHSLENFIPPFSATIYNKFSDCKAKMVVKSNLDEYGMGGLNINSIYGRTHNPYNLQRGTGGSSGGSVALVAAGCVPFATGTDTGDSVRRPAAYCGVYGFKPTWGVISRYGIFPYASSYDHTGVFTRCVDDIAILMEELNGPDENDPTTMTHPKEYFFKDLKPTDKKLKIGYLKELIESFDNELVLKQFDETVEYLKSLGHEVVEVNISKDILRCNRGSYHIITNVEGASNLANLNGIGFGERVTGDSVDDSIIKSRSYGLSKYSIARLVIGPMSSLEANREKYYIQAKKVRRLIINEFDRIYKDVDILVAPANNSAAYDPAVTVEMSDDARLIAENHLSIGNAIGAPSITIPTHFDDEGLPYAMTFMAKPYDDQLVLDFAKQFENGLLKENYLGLQSFYNVYAKEVK encoded by the coding sequence ATGCATAAAAAAACAATTATTGATTTACATGATGATTTAGTAAACAAAAGAATTAGCCCAAAAGAATTAATTGATAGCTCAATTAAGCATATGGAAGAAGTAAATGGAAAACTTAATGCAATAAATAGTTTTTGCGAAATCAGTGATTATGATATAGATAGCGATAGCTATTTAGCTGGTATTCCTTATGCGATGAAAGATTTAGCTGCAACAAAAGATATTTTAACTACAAGTAGCTCTCACAGTCTTGAAAATTTCATCCCACCATTTAGTGCAACAATTTATAATAAATTCTCAGATTGTAAGGCAAAAATGGTTGTAAAATCTAACTTAGATGAGTATGGTATGGGTGGTTTAAATATCAATTCAATCTATGGACGTACTCATAACCCATATAATCTTCAAAGAGGAACAGGTGGATCAAGTGGAGGTAGTGTTGCTTTAGTTGCTGCTGGATGTGTTCCTTTTGCAACTGGTACAGATACTGGCGATTCAGTTCGTAGACCTGCAGCATACTGTGGTGTTTATGGATTTAAACCAACATGGGGTGTTATTTCTCGTTATGGTATCTTCCCATACGCAAGTAGTTATGATCATACTGGTGTATTTACTCGTTGTGTTGATGATATTGCTATTTTAATGGAAGAATTAAATGGACCTGATGAAAATGATCCAACAACAATGACACATCCAAAAGAGTACTTTTTTAAAGATTTAAAACCAACTGATAAAAAATTAAAAATTGGATATTTAAAAGAATTAATTGAATCATTTGATAATGAATTAGTTCTAAAACAATTTGATGAAACAGTTGAATATTTAAAATCATTAGGACATGAAGTTGTTGAAGTAAACATTTCAAAAGATATTTTAAGATGTAATAGAGGTAGTTACCATATTATTACTAATGTTGAGGGTGCTAGTAACCTTGCTAATTTAAATGGTATTGGTTTTGGTGAAAGAGTAACTGGTGATAGTGTTGATGATTCAATTATTAAAAGTCGTTCTTATGGACTTTCAAAATATTCAATTGCTCGTTTAGTTATTGGACCAATGAGTTCACTTGAAGCAAATCGTGAAAAATATTATATTCAAGCTAAAAAAGTAAGAAGATTAATTATTAATGAGTTTGATAGAATTTATAAAGATGTAGATATTCTTGTTGCACCTGCTAATAACTCTGCTGCTTATGATCCAGCAGTTACTGTAGAAATGAGTGATGATGCACGTTTAATTGCTGAAAATCATTTATCTATTGGTAATGCTATTGGTGCTCCTAGTATTACAATTCCAACTCATTTTGATGATGAAGGATTACCTTATGCAATGACATTTATGGCTAAACCATATGATGATCAACTTGTTTTAGACTTTGCTAAACAATTTGAAAATGGATTACTAAAAGAAAACTATTTAGGATTACAAAGCTTTTA